From Arachis hypogaea cultivar Tifrunner chromosome 3, arahy.Tifrunner.gnm2.J5K5, whole genome shotgun sequence:
TTAATTAATCTAacctataaattataaaatttcacTATAACATTTTATAAAACTTAAAACTTACTTCATATTCATATGTTACCGTAACACAGATTTTACGAATAATTTTAAGTAATACAAGTAAATACGActattaggtagcgtttgttttgaggtactaaaATAGAGATTAAGAGACTGAgattcagtatcatgtttgttggttcagatactggtactaaaatttttgtctctgtccctaaaattttagtatttcaatacctccaaaaagtagaaaCACaatagactaaaatttttagaaattgagactgaaactttaataacattttatacctaaaatattctcatttcaattaattaattccaattttactctttgtacaaattaaattagaatttcattcttgtttcaatttctgtcttccattttgcaccaaacagaatactgagatttatttcaatctctgtctcttagtctttgtctctcgatctcagtctttctgtctctgtctctccaccaaacgctacatTACATATACTTATCACCGGTCCATGTAGTTTTTCTATAATGGAAAGGAACATGGATTATTTCTCTTGACAAGCTCTTTGCAAAGCTTAACCCCAACAAAAAAGCTGCTTCAAGGGTGGTTTAAAGACTCGAATGGAATTTTAACATCCATTTTCAAACAAGAGCTCGAAAATGATTGAAACCAAAATTCTAACTTTCTTTGCGACAACAATAGTTGGCATTTGACACATTTTTGTGACTATAATCAAGACCAATAGTAACTACAAGCGTCAATCTACTGTactctcattttcttttctacTCTAGATGAGTTCTTTTTTGTGTCATCTAATTGGTCACCTTTTGTTTTCCTACTATTAACAAATTCATAGAACGACGGAATCTGTGGCAGCTTTGTATTAACGGAAGAACTTTCTACTGGCATGCCCCTGTCACCGCAAGGCAAAATTTCTGACTGAGCATTGCCCGAGAGTTCATTACTTGTACCTTCCTTTCCAGAATGATCTATAGCATGTGGTGGGGTGCGACCTTCAGCTTCAGGAACAGCATCCATTGATGTAGATTCCTTCATTGTGCCAAGTCGGTTCAACATATCAACAGAACTTGTCGTTGCCAGCCACCTAACCGTGCTCGCCACTTGTGAATAATAGAATGATTTGCCAGTTTTGCTATATTTCTTGTAGCATTCATCTTCAAGGAAAGATGCTGATGTCTCCAACTCAATCCTGAAAAAATGTATTGTAACTCATTTGGAACTCAAGGAATAATGCATTTAGCTTCAATATGATTTTAGGTGTAGAACAATTATAAACAGTAATAACAAAGGGAACGAGACTTATTATTGTTCCACATGCTTCCATGTACACCATCTAGTAGTTGTGTCTGTGCTTCGTAgggaataaataataataaatattatcattGCTATTATGATGAAAGATTGAGTTGTGTAAATAGTTATCTGTGGCACAATAATGGTTTGATCTTTGAACAAGGTGCTTTTGCATCTCAAGTAAGTTGCCCAATTGTCATAGCAAGCAGAGGAGAAATTTGGGTAGATAGTTCTTTCTGTTGTGGCTGAGAAAGTGAGGTAAGAATGAGATCCTCTTAAGTGGGTATACTtgaaaagtgagaaagtgaagccaCTAATCACCTTTAGATCATTTTGGTAGAATTCACACACAAGGGAGCTTATTGTTCAAAGGGTGATTGATCCCCTCACTTTCTCACTTTACAACCATACCAGCATTTTAGAGGATCCGAATCCGTGAAGGTGATGTGCAAAATAACTTAAACTAGAAAGAAATTGCAAAACATACTTTAAGTTGTCAAGTCGCTGCTGAGCCTGTTTCAGAGCATTTTGTAATCTTTGCCTGCTTGATTCTCGCATTGCATCAGAAATAGCATTCTTGTCAACTTTACTCTGTTACAAAATATTAGATGAGTGGCTGTGCAGACATGAAAGACACGGGGGAGGGAAGGAGGGAAGGCTGCAATAACAACTTCTGCTAAGCTGAAGGATTGAAAATGATAACAAATTTCTTATGATAACACCGAGTTTATAACCGTGAATAAGCAAGGATTTTAGGAAAATGAGAATATACATTTTTAGTCAACAATGTAGTGTTATGTGGGTACAAGATAAACCTGTTTCTTAGCTTTCTCATTTCGATAGAAGTTTTCTTCTGCACGTTCTAACATAGCAAGCTTTTCATTTACTCCCACTCTAGAATGAAGCTTTGACTTGGTTAGGTTGTTGACAACCTCATTACCATCTGTGAACAAAAACCCAATCAATGTTATGTGATAGAATAATCTACTTACCACTCCATCCACCCTCCCCCAAGAGTGAAATAAATTTGGTACAATGCTACCAACCATCGGAGTCAGATATATCATCATCTGAGCCAATTGCTTCATCACCACGATTCCAGAATTCAGATAACTGTTCTCCGTTGATTGCATCAGAAGAACTGAAAATGGCAAGTCATGGATAAATCAATTTTATAACTAGATGAATCAACATTGTAAAGGTTATTATTATCACCAGGGCCGTTAAAAGTCAAATAGGCAATGCAGACCATACAATACTCAGATACTAGTCTGCCCATGAGAAAGGAAAATCTCATGCTAGGTCCAGCAAAGCCCCAAGCTCAAAGTCACAAATAGACTAACAAACCAATCATGGGATGTTTCTCTAACACCTGtcaattatattatgtattataaTACACAGCACTGAAGACTGTCCACACccaacatgtttttttttttttcttaatcaaCGTTATGTTCAACTCCTAATGCATAAGTATTTGTCTGTTTGTTTGTGGTTTTTTTTATCTTTGGCCACATGATTATAGGTTGTAGTACCTGGTGATGAAAATTCGAGAAGAACCGCCTTTCTGGCGCAGAGCAATGGCAGTTGTCAGATCCTCCAAATTTCGGGCAACTAAGTTTGGATGTCTGCAAGCATCACATGTTTTTTCACACAGGGATGCAGTAACCTGTTGTGAACAAAGTATAATTATCCAACTGAGTCAATATGAAGTGGATCACATATTACTAAGGACCATATATTTCATTACCTTCTCCCCAAAACTCTCGAGAATCCTTTTCCTACGACATCCAGATCCTTCACAATATTCAACCATCTGCATATTTTCACATAGGCTCCATTATACATAATGCATGATGCATGGACACTTTGTTGCAAAAGGCATGCAAGGATTTAGATGTCACCTGGGTAAAGTCAGCCATTGACTTTTTTGATGATTCTTCCTGTGAAGTAGATGATTGGGATTTCTTGCTTCCTGAATTTCTTAATATGAATTCCTGAGGCAGGTCAATGAGATCAGAATTACAGAAAACAAAACAACGAAACATTTTCACAGCAGGTGGAGTTGAATAGAAGTGGCACAAACAGAATATTTAAGACCCCCGCCCTCCCGCAGTTTTGCTCCTATGTGGGAAAAAAAATCAAGTTAAGAAAGCCAACCATTCTTTTGCGATCATCTACCCCGTAGTACAGCAGACTTGTACAGGGCAGTTGATCACGACCTGCTCTGCCTGACTCTTGATAAAATCCTTCCATTGACTTGGGAATATTGAAGTGGCATACAATTCTTACATCCTTTCTATCAATCCCCTGGTGAATTTGATCTTATGTGATTACAAAGAATGACGAGCGTAATAAACATCACTATATTTAACAGTAAATGGCAACTTACCATTCTGAATAAACACCAAAGGTTCAGTAACTGTGTGTAAGACAAGAGCTCCATGCAGaagaaaggaggaaaagaaaaaaaaaatacatcataATCTTAAATAATAAGTTCTTAATATCATATTATGATGGCAACTATTTTGAGTGAACACTAAAAGCTCAgcatagaaagaaaagaaaggataTTGATCAAAATCTAAAACAAATCAAGTTGCTACTTGCTAGCCTCagaaatcaaaatttgatgtgAATATTTATGAACCCCTGTGGTAAGATCAGTGTCTGTTTAATACCCTCTTTTAATCATCATACTTCGAGCTGTTATGCTGTAGATGAGCTTTTGTTCAATCAAAGGAACTTTGTTTTATTCCATCAAATATTGACAGAAAATCACCATACTACATTAAATATTGCAATGAAACCAGTTATAAATGGAGAAAACAGCAGTCATCACTCATTATACTCTATAACTGCCACTAGTGGCAGACTGGCCGTTGCACCATACTATGCATGAAGTACTGTGATTTCTACATCATGTGGCAGACATGAGTGGACACACTATACAAGATAGAATTAGGAATCAATGTGGTAGAGAGAATTAGAGTTGTTCCTATAAAGGAaggtaataaaaaatatttgtaggTAATTTGTACATGTGGAAGATCTGTAGAAGCCCCGGTAAGAAGACTAGATTTGGTAGAAGTAGTCCAATAGCTAGAGGTAGAGGACGATGGATAAGACCATAGGTCAAACATTCAATGGTCAGTCGCatgtaaatataatttatataggGCACTTTAGAATAATAAAACCTACAGATTGACTGTCAATGCAAAAATGGATAGAATAACAAAAGCTTCCTAAATACAACATGCGAAATGGAAAACATACCCGAAAGCAACAGTGGCAACAACAACTTGTATTTTGGAAGAAATCCACTCATCTAACACAGACGTTCGCATTTTCTTATTCAATCCTGCATGATAAGCTGAAACAAACAGCAAAGAACATGAATACAATTTGAAGGGCAGCAATATACACACACATGCACACATAGAAAGAGAGTTACCAGCACAGGAAATGCCATTTTGGGATAGATGAGCTGACAATTCATCACACATTGAACGTTCAAGACAGTAAACTATTGCACAAACATCTCCCTTAGATTTTAATGTATTAGATAAATCGGCATAAGCATCATCCAGAAGATCTTTATATCGAACTGCATCATTAGTAAATCTAGtgagatttgtttcaattttgaaaCGGCTTCCTCCCGTGAAAAATCAGCATCACAATAGCCCAATATTTGGTGTTTGTAATTGAAAGGATATCCTCAAATATGTGTATATTTTCCTCCTACTCAttatcaacaattttttttttataaacaaaataaaatactcattaaaatgcaatttattgctttcttttgtcCTCTTTGACATTTTATCTCAGTGTCAAACATATGCATGGATAAACATTTAACCCTGAGTGGACTGATTTATTATTCATGTGCCAATTATATTACATTAGATACAAGACTGTGGACTTCAAAGATTTATGGCACTTAAGAAGCATGAATGCAAAAGCTGAATTGATCTATAGAAGTAAATGATACAGCAAGCAGGACTAACCTTCATAATAGATATTAGGACGGTTAAAAGAAGATTTAAGAATTAATGGATTTTGCAAATGCAAAGACTGTACAACATCCTTCTGAACCctacagaaaaaataaataaataaatgccaGTATGCCACAATATGATTACAAATTGTCAGCCCTCTTCTTTAAAAAGTTGGGATAGGAAAGGAAGAGAATGCTTGCTACAAAATTATTACACAAAATGAACGGTAATGTGATTAAACAGAGCTTTTCTGCATAGCGAATATATTTCTTGCCGTATACTAGCATAAAAACCATAATTTGTACAAATAATATCTTCATATATAACACCTACCTGGAGAATAGCAATGCAAAAAATACATTGGTAATTTTTCTACCCCCCACCCCCCAGAAACAATTGAAAAGGTTGTAGAAACATGTGATTGGATTGGAAATGCATTCATGCACAAGTTTAAAATATAGTCAAAAGGTAAGAGAACAAACTTTTTTCAGGAAGAAAATTAAGAATACTCACTTAGGAGCAGCAGTAGCAGTTAGAGCTAATATTGGAACATCTGGTAGGTGGCTTCTCAACAATGAAAGTTGACGGTAACTTGGTCTATTCccaaataaagaagaaaaggtGAATTGTATCACTAATCTATGTTTGTACACAAGAGAATGTGAGAAACTACACAAGTATACATACAATCATAAGCCCAATAAAACAGTTGATACTCTGAAGAAATTTCAAAAAGGCAAATATAACATAGAGAAAGAGTGAAATAGTTGGGCCCAATCAAGCAACTTGAGATGCTCAGAGAAATATGTGTGGGAATGGAAAAACTAACTTAATATTCATGTTAATAGTAGGACACATATACATAGAAATTACAAGATACTATGGTATTCAACAGTATTTCCATTGAAGCACAATTTAGTATTGCCAGAATCAATTTCTTGATTTAGCATTTGGAGATAAATTTCAAATTGTTCATATATGCATGTGGAATTTTGAACGGAGAAAATGAGATAACTGGATCCAATCAGGAAATGCAGTAGCGCATAGAACTTACACCTAAGCAGATGAAACATATATACCCAATGATCTAAACATGAAGAAATTCTAGCATTACAAACTCCAATTTCCTATAGTAGAATATATGACGAACCTGAAATCATGGCCCCAACTTGAGATGCAATGTGCCTGAAAATTTGGCAAAAGTGAAATTATTATAATAACTGGAAAAATCAGCTGAATCATAATTTGAAATGTTTCTTTCTTTCACACCTCATCTATGGCAATGAGACTTAGCAGCCCCCTAGCGTAAATCTTTTTCAGCTTTGGCATAAACCCCGCTGTTGCTATCAACTCTGGAGTCACATATAGCAGCCTTGTAGAGGGTTTTCCAGAATCAAGATCGTCATGAATCTTAAAACATACAACAGAACATTTCAATTTCCTAAACTTGTGAATAAGTGAGGATTTGGTTACACAGTCGTATAAATGAAATTTACCTAGATTCTTTCCCTCCCCATAAGGACAGAATCATATAAAACCAATGACATGAGAGACAATAAATCCAAAAGGGGCACAACAAAGAAGCTTGAATGTACCAAACACAATG
This genomic window contains:
- the LOC112790528 gene encoding ATP-dependent DNA helicase Q-like 3 is translated as MENQVMALKEKGICAEFLSSTISTEAKNKIHDDLDSGKPSTRLLYVTPELIATAGFMPKLKKIYARGLLSLIAIDEAHCISSWGHDFRPSYRQLSLLRSHLPDVPILALTATAAPKVQKDVVQSLHLQNPLILKSSFNRPNIYYEVRYKDLLDDAYADLSNTLKSKGDVCAIVYCLERSMCDELSAHLSQNGISCAAYHAGLNKKMRTSVLDEWISSKIQVVVATVAFGKDVRIVCHFNIPKSMEGFYQESGRAGRDQLPCTSLLYYGVDDRKRMEFILRNSGSKKSQSSTSQEESSKKSMADFTQMVEYCEGSGCRRKRILESFGEKVTASLCEKTCDACRHPNLVARNLEDLTTAIALRQKGGSSRIFITSSSDAINGEQLSEFWNRGDEAIGSDDDISDSDDGNEVVNNLTKSKLHSRVGVNEKLAMLERAEENFYRNEKAKKQSKVDKNAISDAMRESSRQRLQNALKQAQQRLDNLKIELETSASFLEDECYKKYSKTGKSFYYSQVASTVRWLATTSSVDMLNRLGTMKESTSMDAVPEAEGRTPPHAIDHSGKEGTSNELSGNAQSEILPCGDRGMPVESSSVNTKLPQIPSFYEFVNSRKTKGDQLDDTKKNSSRVEKKMRVQ